One genomic window of Coffea eugenioides isolate CCC68of chromosome 1, Ceug_1.0, whole genome shotgun sequence includes the following:
- the LOC113765238 gene encoding auxin-binding protein T85-like: protein MSRRLVLVALLVTALYLSSIADGYPCSSTEGLPLVRNISELTQNSYGRPGLSHMTIAGSLLHGMKEVEVWLQTFASGSHTPIHRHSCEEVFVVIKGSGTLYLASNSYSKYPGNPQEFPIFSNSTFHIPVNDAHQIWNTNKEEDLQFLVIVSRPPVKVFIYDDWHMPHTAAKLKFPYYWDEECYLMPPTKDEL from the exons ATGTCCCGGCGGCTGGTGCTGGTGGCCCTTTTAGTTACAGCCCTCTATCTTAGCTCCATTGCCGACGGCTATCCGTGCTCTTCCACCGAAG GGCTTCCATTGGTGAGGAACATCAGTGAGCTTACGCAGAATAGTTATGGTAGACCCGGTTTGTCTCACATGACCATAGCCGGTTCGCTTTTACATGGGATGAAAGAG GTTGAGGTGTGGCTGCAAACATTTGCTTCTGGATCTCACACTCCAATTCATAGGCATTCATGCGAGGAAGTGTTCGTGGTAATAAAAGGGAGTGGGACTCTTTATCTTGCTTCTAATTCATACTCCAAGTACCCTGGCAACCCACAAGAGTTTCCTATCTTCTCTAATAGCACGTTTCATATCCCTGTTAATGATGCTCATCAG ATATGGAACACAAACAAAGAGGAGGATTTACAGTTCTTGGTTATTGTCTCTCGTCCTCCAGTTAAAGT GTTTATATATGATGACTGGCATATGCCGCATACTGCAGCCAAATTGAAGTTCCCTTATTATTGGGATGAAGAGTGTTACCTGATGCCTCCAACAAAAGATGAGCTTTAA